The Lutibacter profundi genome includes a region encoding these proteins:
- a CDS encoding MGMT family protein, translated as MNNSENFFSKVYTVAKLIPHGRVTSYGAIAKYLGVAKSARMVGWAMNASHNIDEIPAHRVVNRNGLLTGKHHFDGTNLMQQLLESEGIIIKENKIQNLNAVFWDPFKELNT; from the coding sequence ATGAACAATTCTGAAAACTTTTTTAGCAAAGTTTATACCGTAGCAAAATTAATTCCCCACGGAAGAGTTACAAGTTATGGCGCAATAGCAAAATATCTGGGAGTAGCCAAATCGGCTCGTATGGTTGGCTGGGCCATGAATGCTTCTCATAACATTGATGAAATTCCTGCACACAGAGTAGTTAATAGAAATGGATTATTAACTGGCAAACATCATTTTGATGGTACAAACTTAATGCAACAGCTTTTAGAAAGTGAAGGTATTATTATTAAAGAAAATAAAATCCAAAATTTGAATGCTGTTTTTTGGGATCCTTTCAAAGAATTAAACACCTAA
- the trmB gene encoding tRNA (guanosine(46)-N7)-methyltransferase TrmB, which translates to MGSKNKLKRFRENETFSNVIQPTRKELLQGFSLKGNWHNHFKNNNPIILELGCGKGEYTISLARKNPTTNYIGIDLKGARFWRGAKTALEENLTNVVFIRTQIELIDFLFDKNEISEIWITFPDPQIKYTRTKHRLTNPEFLKKYHHIIKPKGSIHLKTDSEFMHGYTLGLLKGENHEIDYAHHNIYNNPHAPIEATSTQTFYENQYLEKGKPITYIKFRLRY; encoded by the coding sequence GTGGGGAGTAAAAACAAACTTAAAAGATTTCGTGAAAACGAAACGTTTTCTAATGTAATCCAACCTACAAGAAAAGAGTTACTTCAAGGTTTTTCGTTGAAAGGAAATTGGCATAACCATTTCAAAAATAATAACCCAATTATTTTAGAATTAGGCTGTGGAAAAGGTGAATATACCATTTCTTTAGCTCGTAAAAACCCAACTACTAACTATATAGGCATTGATTTAAAGGGAGCCCGTTTTTGGCGTGGTGCAAAAACAGCATTAGAAGAAAACCTTACCAATGTTGTATTTATTAGAACTCAAATTGAATTGATAGATTTTCTTTTTGATAAAAATGAAATTTCAGAAATTTGGATTACTTTTCCAGATCCACAAATTAAATATACGAGAACAAAACATCGATTAACCAATCCTGAATTTTTAAAAAAATACCACCATATTATAAAACCTAAAGGCTCTATTCATTTAAAAACCGACAGTGAATTTATGCATGGTTATACATTAGGACTGCTTAAAGGTGAAAATCACGAAATTGATTATGCACATCACAATATTTATAATAACCCACACGCTCCTATAGAAGCAACTTCAACCCAAACCTTTTACGAAAATCAATATTTAGAAAAAGGAAAACCTATTACTTATATTAAATTTAGACTTCGTTATTAA
- a CDS encoding DUF6341 family protein — translation MIANNIFKAIGDFCTNVLFQPFDALRFMTNWWTQNTINWILVVIAFTAFIYWLGELKKHRNSVNE, via the coding sequence ATGATTGCAAACAATATTTTTAAAGCAATAGGTGATTTTTGTACCAATGTTTTATTCCAACCATTTGATGCTTTAAGGTTTATGACTAATTGGTGGACTCAAAATACAATAAACTGGATATTGGTTGTAATTGCGTTTACGGCTTTTATCTACTGGCTAGGAGAACTTAAAAAACATAGAAACTCCGTAAACGAGTAG
- the upp gene encoding uracil phosphoribosyltransferase produces MIVNILDTKNSLLNKFISEIRDVVVQKDAMRFRRNIERIGEILAYELSQSLNYENKIITTPLGTKTVPIPKNDIVLCSILRAGLPLHTGLLNYFDDAENAFISAYRKHITDTEFEIKVEYFASPNLDGKTLILADPMLATGQSIVSVFEGLKKHGTPKEIYLACVIGSTQAITLIKKHFPSSTKLWIATVDNELNNKGYIVPGLGDAGDLAFGEKL; encoded by the coding sequence ATGATTGTTAACATCCTCGATACTAAAAATTCATTGTTAAATAAGTTTATTTCTGAAATTAGAGATGTTGTTGTTCAAAAAGACGCCATGCGCTTTAGAAGAAATATAGAACGGATTGGTGAAATTTTAGCTTATGAATTAAGTCAATCTCTAAACTATGAAAATAAAATTATAACTACTCCTTTAGGAACTAAAACAGTTCCTATTCCTAAAAATGATATTGTTTTGTGTTCTATCCTAAGAGCTGGGTTACCCTTACACACAGGTCTTTTAAATTATTTTGATGATGCTGAAAATGCATTTATTTCTGCCTATAGAAAACACATAACTGATACTGAATTTGAAATTAAAGTTGAATACTTTGCCTCCCCAAATTTAGATGGTAAAACCCTTATTTTAGCCGACCCAATGTTAGCCACAGGACAATCAATTGTCAGTGTTTTTGAAGGACTAAAAAAGCATGGTACACCTAAAGAAATTTACTTAGCTTGCGTTATTGGGTCTACACAAGCCATTACCCTTATAAAAAAACACTTTCCTTCAAGTACAAAATTATGGATAGCAACTGTTGATAATGAATTAAATAACAAAGGGTATATTGTCCCTGGATTAGGTGATGCTGGTGACTTAGCTTTTGGTGAAAAGTTATAA
- a CDS encoding glycosyltransferase family 9 protein has protein sequence MSEIKHLLVIRLSAMGDVAMTVPVLRAFAHQHPTVKVTVLSKPFLKPLFADLKNVSFYSADVNNKHKGFWGIYTLFKELKHLKIDAVVDLHNVLRSKILRTFFKFMFVKITYIDKGRGEKRALTRSKNKIFKQLKTTHERYADAFRKLGFQLNITNPKFPEKKKLTPEIINITGRKEGKWIGIAPFAQYNSKMYPLDLMEQIIANLENKENFKILLFGGGQREVEVLENIAHKYSNTLNVAGKIKLEQELNLISNLDCMVSMDSGNAHFSAMLGVNTLTIWGITHPFTGFSPFNQPFENAILPNLKKYPNIPCSIYGNKVCKGYEDVMRSISPKTVVNKILEVSR, from the coding sequence TTGAGTGAAATTAAACATTTATTAGTAATTAGGCTGTCTGCAATGGGAGATGTAGCCATGACTGTTCCTGTTTTAAGAGCTTTTGCTCATCAGCATCCAACTGTAAAAGTTACCGTACTTTCTAAACCTTTTTTAAAGCCTTTATTTGCAGATCTAAAAAATGTTTCTTTTTACAGTGCTGATGTTAATAACAAACACAAAGGGTTTTGGGGTATTTACACGCTTTTTAAAGAGTTAAAACATTTAAAAATTGATGCTGTAGTAGATTTGCACAATGTATTACGTTCAAAAATTTTAAGAACTTTTTTTAAATTTATGTTTGTGAAAATTACGTACATAGATAAAGGAAGAGGTGAAAAACGCGCATTAACACGCTCTAAAAATAAAATTTTTAAGCAATTAAAAACAACTCATGAACGCTATGCAGATGCTTTTAGAAAATTAGGGTTTCAGCTTAATATTACCAATCCGAAATTTCCTGAAAAGAAAAAATTAACACCCGAAATTATAAACATAACTGGACGTAAAGAAGGGAAATGGATTGGCATTGCACCTTTTGCCCAATACAATTCTAAAATGTATCCTCTTGACTTAATGGAGCAAATAATTGCAAATTTAGAAAATAAAGAAAATTTTAAAATTTTATTGTTTGGCGGTGGTCAAAGAGAGGTTGAAGTTTTAGAAAATATAGCTCATAAATATTCAAATACCTTAAATGTTGCTGGGAAAATAAAATTAGAACAAGAATTAAATCTTATCTCAAACCTAGATTGTATGGTGAGTATGGATTCTGGAAATGCTCATTTTTCTGCAATGCTAGGTGTTAATACACTAACTATTTGGGGAATTACACATCCTTTTACCGGATTTTCTCCATTTAATCAACCATTTGAAAATGCTATTTTACCCAATCTAAAAAAATACCCTAACATTCCTTGTTCTATTTATGGAAACAAAGTGTGTAAAGGTTATGAAGATGTTATGAGAAGTATTTCACCTAAAACTGTAGTAAATAAAATTTTAGAGGTCAGTAGATAG
- a CDS encoding YicC/YloC family endoribonuclease, with translation MIQSMTGYGKTVLQLSTKKITIELKSLNSKNLDLNVRIPSYYREKELDIRKKLALNLVRGKIDFSIYIENNGGELSSKINEKAVREYISQLKKIVNSDEIELLKIAARLPDSLKAEREELDEEEWNKIAEAINKTIKKIISYRTDEGKVLLKDFEMRVAIIEDLLNKVIEIDPKRIENVRLKLKKGIEELEAKVDENRFEQELIYYIEKLDITEEKVRLKNHLNYFLKELKEQTSNGKKLGFITQEIGREINTIGSKANFADMQKLVVQMKDELEKIKEQNLNVL, from the coding sequence ATGATACAATCAATGACTGGATACGGGAAAACCGTATTGCAACTTTCAACCAAAAAAATTACGATTGAATTGAAATCGTTAAACAGTAAAAATTTAGATTTAAACGTTAGAATTCCTTCTTATTATAGAGAAAAAGAATTAGATATTCGGAAAAAACTAGCGTTAAATTTAGTTAGGGGAAAAATAGATTTTTCTATTTATATTGAAAATAATGGCGGTGAGCTATCATCAAAGATAAATGAAAAAGCAGTAAGAGAATATATAAGCCAATTAAAAAAAATTGTTAATTCTGATGAAATAGAATTATTAAAAATAGCGGCTAGATTACCCGATTCTTTAAAAGCAGAGAGAGAAGAATTAGACGAAGAGGAATGGAATAAAATAGCTGAGGCAATAAATAAAACGATAAAAAAAATAATTTCATATAGAACTGATGAAGGAAAGGTGTTGCTAAAAGATTTTGAGATGCGAGTTGCTATTATTGAAGATTTATTAAATAAAGTAATTGAAATAGACCCAAAACGTATTGAAAATGTTAGATTGAAATTAAAAAAAGGAATTGAAGAGTTGGAAGCGAAAGTTGATGAAAATAGATTTGAACAAGAACTTATTTATTACATTGAAAAATTAGATATTACAGAAGAAAAAGTTCGTTTAAAAAATCATTTAAACTATTTCTTAAAAGAATTAAAAGAACAAACATCAAATGGTAAGAAATTAGGATTTATAACTCAAGAAATAGGTAGAGAAATTAATACTATTGGTTCAAAAGCTAATTTTGCAGATATGCAAAAATTGGTAGTTCAAATGAAAGACGAATTAGAGAAAATCAAAGAACAAAATCTAAATGTTTTATAA
- the gmk gene encoding guanylate kinase, which translates to MKKEGKLIVFSAPSGSGKTTIVHYLLEQKELNLDFSISATSRKKRGIEENGKDYYFISLNEFHKHIKNNDFVEWEEVYSNNFYGTLKEEIHRIWAEGKHVIFDIDVIGGLNVKSQFPEQTLAIFVQPPSIKEMERRLRNRKTDSEEKIKERVAKAEKEMKYAQDFDTILINDNLEEAKKEAYKIVKNFINK; encoded by the coding sequence GTGAAAAAAGAGGGTAAACTAATCGTTTTTTCCGCGCCTTCAGGATCAGGAAAAACAACAATTGTACATTACTTATTGGAGCAAAAAGAATTAAATTTAGATTTTTCTATTTCTGCAACTTCTCGTAAAAAAAGGGGAATTGAAGAAAATGGTAAAGATTATTATTTTATATCTCTTAACGAATTCCATAAGCATATTAAAAACAATGATTTTGTTGAATGGGAAGAAGTTTATTCAAATAATTTTTACGGAACTTTAAAAGAAGAAATCCATAGAATTTGGGCAGAAGGAAAGCATGTAATTTTTGATATTGATGTTATAGGGGGCTTAAATGTAAAATCACAGTTTCCAGAACAAACCTTAGCCATTTTTGTGCAGCCACCATCAATAAAAGAAATGGAGCGTAGACTTAGAAATAGAAAAACAGACAGTGAAGAAAAAATAAAAGAACGTGTAGCAAAAGCCGAAAAAGAAATGAAATATGCACAAGATTTTGATACAATTTTAATTAATGACAATTTAGAAGAAGCAAAAAAAGAAGCATATAAAATTGTTAAAAATTTTATAAACAAATGA
- the nadD gene encoding nicotinate (nicotinamide) nucleotide adenylyltransferase, with the protein MKIGLFFGTFNPIHVGHMIIGNYMVEFSDLDEVWFVITPQSPFKQKTSMLGNYHRLAIANIAVENYPKLKTTDIEFNLKQPNYTIDTLVRIEEKHPNKQFCLIMGEDNLKGFHKWKNHKVILENYELYVYPRVSEGKAEYKLLNHNKVHKINAPIIQISSTFIRKSIKERKDISTMLPHNVWKYIDEMNFYK; encoded by the coding sequence ATGAAAATAGGATTGTTTTTTGGAACCTTCAACCCAATTCATGTTGGTCATATGATTATTGGAAATTATATGGTAGAATTCTCAGATTTAGATGAAGTTTGGTTTGTAATAACGCCACAAAGTCCGTTTAAACAAAAAACATCGATGTTGGGGAATTATCACAGATTGGCAATTGCTAATATTGCTGTTGAAAATTACCCAAAATTAAAAACAACAGATATTGAATTTAATTTAAAGCAACCTAATTACACAATAGATACTTTAGTGCGTATTGAAGAAAAACATCCAAATAAGCAATTTTGTTTAATTATGGGTGAAGACAATTTAAAAGGGTTTCACAAGTGGAAAAATCATAAAGTAATCCTTGAAAATTATGAGCTATATGTGTATCCAAGAGTTTCAGAAGGAAAAGCAGAATACAAACTTTTAAATCATAATAAAGTTCATAAAATAAATGCACCAATTATTCAAATTTCCTCAACATTTATTAGAAAATCAATAAAAGAGCGTAAAGATATTAGCACAATGTTACCACATAATGTATGGAAATATATTGATGAAATGAACTTTTATAAATAA
- a CDS encoding M23 family metallopeptidase, with protein sequence MAKTPKNKGRFKEKLISKYRLVILNEDTFEEKISFKLTRLNVFILGGLFSILLIVGTIFLIAFTPLREYIPGYSSIKLKKEATQLVYKVDSLEQVLKVNNVYIEKIRKLLTGEIADVQFDKDSVLQSIHYDKDTINLEPSNIDLEFRQEIESTDRYSIFNQATKGAEIVFFAPVSGIITDGYNLETKHFAVDIAVEMGTPVKSVADGTVIFAEWTADTGHVIIIEHTGGFISVYKHNTSLHKQQGDLVKSGEVIASAGNTGEFSTGPHLHFELWNEGYPVDPTNYIDFE encoded by the coding sequence ATGGCTAAAACACCTAAAAATAAAGGGAGATTTAAAGAGAAATTAATTAGTAAATACCGCTTGGTAATACTAAATGAAGATACTTTTGAAGAAAAAATATCTTTTAAATTAACTAGATTAAATGTGTTTATTTTAGGTGGGCTATTTTCAATTTTGTTAATTGTAGGCACTATTTTTTTAATTGCTTTTACACCTTTGAGAGAATATATACCAGGCTATTCTTCAATTAAATTAAAAAAAGAGGCTACACAACTGGTCTATAAAGTAGATTCTTTAGAGCAGGTATTGAAAGTTAATAATGTGTATATTGAAAAAATAAGAAAATTGCTCACAGGAGAAATAGCAGATGTTCAATTTGATAAAGATTCAGTTTTGCAATCCATTCACTATGATAAAGACACCATTAATTTAGAGCCTTCAAATATTGATTTAGAATTTAGACAAGAAATAGAAAGTACAGACAGATACAGTATTTTTAATCAAGCAACTAAAGGGGCTGAAATAGTATTTTTTGCTCCCGTTTCAGGAATAATTACAGATGGATATAATCTTGAGACAAAACACTTCGCTGTTGATATAGCGGTTGAAATGGGGACACCTGTAAAATCTGTTGCTGATGGTACTGTTATTTTTGCAGAATGGACTGCAGATACAGGGCACGTTATTATAATAGAACATACAGGAGGGTTTATTTCGGTTTATAAACACAATACATCGTTACATAAACAGCAAGGAGATTTAGTAAAATCTGGTGAAGTAATCGCTTCAGCAGGGAATACAGGAGAGTTTAGTACAGGGCCACATTTACATTTTGAACTTTGGAATGAAGGTTATCCAGTAGATCCAACTAATTATATTGATTTTGAATAA
- a CDS encoding GH3 auxin-responsive promoter family protein, which translates to MSIKSSLAKPFAKQVAVKFYKKSNNAIKVQQEVFKKLISNAKETVFGEDHNFSSIKSYKDFKKQVPIRDYEALKPYVEKVVAGEPNILWKGKPLYFAKTSGTTSGAKYIPLTKESMPTHITAARNALLLYINQTNKSDFVNGKMIFLQGSPELDETNGIKTGRLSGIAAHYVPKYLTKNRMPSWETNCIDDWETKVDAIVEETVNENMTLISGIPSWVQMYFEKLIEKTGKKVGEIFPNFNLFVYGGVNFEPYRNKFEDLIGRKVDTIELYPASEGFIAYQDSQTKKGMMLLVDNGMFYEFIPSEEFFDENPTRISLADVKVGVNYVLILNTNAGLWGYNIGDTIEFISVNPPRIRVTGRIKHFISAFGEHVIAKEVEQAINENTVNTKISITEFTVAPQITPKIGLPYHEWFIEFKNEPENLQDFATKIDLSMQQQNSYYLDLIEGKILQPLKITAIEKGGFNSYMKSVGKLGGQNKVPRLANDRKIANELSKFKVK; encoded by the coding sequence ATGAGCATTAAATCAAGTTTAGCAAAACCATTTGCAAAGCAAGTTGCTGTAAAATTTTATAAAAAAAGTAACAACGCTATAAAAGTTCAGCAAGAAGTTTTTAAAAAGTTAATTTCTAATGCTAAAGAAACAGTATTTGGAGAAGATCACAATTTTAGCAGTATAAAATCGTATAAAGATTTTAAAAAGCAAGTTCCTATTCGTGATTATGAAGCACTTAAGCCTTATGTAGAAAAAGTTGTAGCAGGAGAACCTAATATTTTATGGAAAGGAAAACCATTGTATTTTGCAAAAACATCTGGAACAACTTCAGGAGCCAAGTACATTCCATTAACTAAAGAGTCTATGCCCACTCATATTACGGCAGCGCGTAATGCATTATTATTGTATATCAATCAAACGAATAAATCTGATTTTGTAAACGGTAAAATGATTTTTTTACAGGGAAGTCCAGAATTGGATGAAACTAATGGAATAAAAACAGGTAGGCTTTCTGGTATTGCAGCTCATTATGTACCTAAATATTTAACAAAAAACAGGATGCCAAGTTGGGAAACCAATTGCATAGATGATTGGGAAACTAAAGTTGATGCCATTGTTGAAGAAACCGTTAATGAAAATATGACTTTAATTAGTGGAATTCCTTCTTGGGTACAAATGTATTTTGAAAAACTAATTGAAAAAACAGGTAAAAAAGTAGGTGAAATTTTCCCAAATTTTAACTTGTTTGTTTATGGAGGCGTTAATTTTGAACCTTATAGAAACAAATTTGAAGATTTAATAGGAAGAAAGGTGGATACTATTGAATTATACCCAGCTTCTGAAGGATTTATAGCCTACCAAGATTCTCAAACTAAAAAAGGAATGATGTTGTTAGTAGATAATGGGATGTTTTATGAGTTTATTCCTTCTGAAGAGTTTTTTGACGAAAATCCTACAAGAATTTCTTTAGCCGATGTGAAAGTAGGAGTAAATTATGTGCTAATTTTAAACACTAACGCAGGACTTTGGGGATACAATATTGGAGATACTATTGAATTTATTTCAGTAAATCCACCCAGAATTAGAGTAACAGGAAGAATAAAACATTTTATATCTGCATTTGGAGAGCATGTAATAGCTAAAGAAGTAGAACAAGCCATAAATGAAAATACAGTAAACACAAAAATTAGTATTACCGAGTTTACCGTGGCACCACAAATAACTCCTAAAATAGGGTTGCCATATCATGAATGGTTTATTGAATTTAAAAACGAACCAGAAAACCTTCAGGATTTTGCCACTAAAATTGATCTTTCAATGCAGCAACAAAATAGTTATTATTTAGATTTAATTGAGGGGAAAATACTGCAACCATTAAAAATTACAGCTATTGAAAAAGGAGGGTTTAATAGTTATATGAAATCTGTAGGAAAATTAGGTGGGCAAAATAAAGTGCCTCGTTTAGCTAATGATAGAAAAATAGCTAATGAACTTTCTAAATTTAAAGTAAAATGA
- a CDS encoding MOSC domain-containing protein, with protein MKVKSVNVGERKTINYKGKIVETGIFKFPVKEIYIDTEGVLNDTVIDRRYHGGINQAVYAYSENHYSYWKELYPNLDWHYGMFGENLTISNLEETKIQIGDIYKLGEALLEVTKPRQPCMKLGIVFKTQNILKQFWNSTKSGIYFKVLEKGEVTKGDKLVLIKKIIGSPTIAEVYNSIP; from the coding sequence ATGAAAGTGAAATCGGTTAATGTTGGCGAAAGAAAAACAATTAATTATAAAGGTAAAATTGTTGAAACAGGAATTTTTAAGTTTCCTGTAAAAGAGATATATATTGATACAGAAGGGGTTCTAAACGACACTGTAATTGACAGAAGGTATCATGGAGGAATTAACCAGGCCGTATATGCTTATTCTGAAAATCATTATTCGTATTGGAAAGAACTGTATCCCAATTTAGACTGGCATTATGGCATGTTTGGTGAAAATTTAACCATTTCAAATTTGGAGGAAACTAAAATTCAAATAGGTGATATTTATAAATTAGGAGAAGCCTTGTTAGAAGTTACTAAACCAAGACAACCTTGCATGAAGCTGGGGATAGTATTTAAAACTCAAAATATTTTAAAACAATTTTGGAACTCAACCAAAAGCGGTATTTATTTTAAAGTACTAGAAAAAGGAGAAGTTACCAAAGGAGATAAACTTGTTTTGATAAAGAAAATAATAGGTTCTCCTACAATTGCTGAGGTTTATAATTCTATTCCTTAA
- a CDS encoding tectonin domain-containing protein, whose protein sequence is MKLKNKFLATIIAVIVFITSSWTKIGTRVRVTAVKGIVTTQLIKSRFDSKIYCPLERKLNITESRVINSNVRIKTGADSFAQIEYPDHTKIKLSPNTEIILEGNNIFINDGSAWFKVEKQKNGGLIIKTPTCIIGIRGTEFVVKVSKDGSSSLRLIEGQIELSDKYKINTITMNKGMEVNVAKNSSTLITKIFRLTENDKWWTDWPTLVPIAEMPKPNASHSTFKNALGNPCGTDKEFVRSLYQSVLGRDLDVSLTNNGGSHLRKLQNGGHRWRTIWNFFNAPEYKNKQKRHKEFIRDAYQAVLGREPSNYELNDWPKVDRNDILRKFFNSDEYLKIMANCSKTGQKVISSSISGTWNLNQDNGYTGVMTIQPDLNNHFTGNVTWNGSLKGTIDSNVSGNTVNITIDYHNGTIGYYKGTLTQNGTQIINGTVKGNNGVSANWTASKVVTFSSISGAWNLIQSNGYKGIMNIKQNQSGKLSGSVNWGENLTGTIDGGISNNIIEFTLSYSNGINGIYRGVLSKNSIRIDNGTSNSSTGETASWYATKIITSSNKKSIDYVWTINKSGLIYNWNGGIWDYYPGKAQDIGVGANKSVWIIGVEPHRYGSEIYHLVGNKFVKTAGEGVRIDVGPYGNPWGVNNLDHIYKWQNNTWHRMPGTAKDIGIGANGDIWIIGSDAINSNYGIYKWNGTQWVKFPGAAVRIDVGPNGTPWVVNSFDDIYKLSNNRWQKLPGKAKDISVGADGNAWVIGTDSTLGGHSIFKWSGAKWIKVPGSATVISVGGKRQSAY, encoded by the coding sequence ATGAAACTTAAAAATAAATTTTTAGCGACTATTATAGCTGTTATAGTTTTTATCACCTCTTCTTGGACAAAAATTGGAACAAGAGTCAGGGTTACTGCGGTTAAAGGCATTGTTACCACACAACTTATAAAATCTAGATTTGACAGTAAAATTTACTGCCCTCTAGAAAGAAAACTTAACATAACTGAGTCAAGAGTTATAAATAGTAATGTTAGAATTAAAACGGGTGCTGACAGTTTTGCCCAGATAGAATATCCCGATCATACTAAAATAAAATTAAGTCCCAACACAGAAATAATTTTAGAAGGAAATAATATCTTCATTAATGATGGAAGTGCATGGTTCAAAGTTGAAAAACAGAAGAACGGTGGATTAATTATAAAAACACCAACGTGCATAATAGGAATCAGAGGAACAGAATTTGTGGTAAAAGTATCAAAAGATGGTAGTAGTAGCTTAAGGTTAATTGAGGGGCAAATAGAATTGTCTGATAAATATAAAATAAATACGATTACAATGAACAAGGGCATGGAAGTTAATGTTGCCAAAAATTCTTCTACTTTAATCACAAAAATATTTCGACTTACAGAAAATGATAAATGGTGGACTGATTGGCCAACTCTTGTTCCTATCGCTGAAATGCCCAAACCAAATGCTTCTCATTCCACTTTTAAAAATGCCTTGGGAAATCCTTGTGGTACAGACAAGGAATTTGTCAGATCTTTATATCAATCGGTATTAGGAAGAGACCTTGACGTATCATTAACTAATAACGGCGGTTCTCATTTACGCAAGCTACAAAACGGAGGGCATAGATGGCGGACTATCTGGAATTTTTTTAATGCACCAGAATATAAAAATAAACAAAAAAGGCATAAAGAATTTATAAGAGATGCCTATCAAGCCGTACTGGGAAGAGAACCTAGTAATTACGAACTAAACGATTGGCCTAAAGTGGATAGAAATGATATTTTAAGAAAATTCTTTAATTCTGATGAGTACCTAAAAATAATGGCCAATTGTTCTAAAACGGGACAAAAAGTAATCTCATCATCAATTTCCGGAACTTGGAACCTCAATCAAGATAATGGTTATACGGGCGTTATGACTATTCAGCCAGATTTAAATAATCACTTTACAGGAAATGTCACTTGGAATGGTTCTCTAAAAGGGACTATAGACAGTAATGTGTCTGGAAATACCGTCAACATTACCATTGATTATCACAACGGCACTATTGGGTATTACAAAGGTACTTTGACTCAAAACGGAACCCAAATCATTAATGGCACTGTAAAAGGCAATAATGGCGTTTCGGCAAATTGGACTGCCAGTAAGGTTGTAACATTCTCATCAATTTCCGGAGCTTGGAATCTCATCCAAAGTAACGGTTATAAAGGAATAATGAACATTAAGCAAAACCAATCTGGAAAACTAAGCGGAAGTGTTAATTGGGGTGAAAATTTAACAGGTACAATTGATGGAGGTATTTCTAATAATATTATTGAGTTTACATTAAGCTATTCAAATGGAATAAACGGGATATACAGAGGAGTTTTATCTAAAAATAGCATTAGGATAGACAATGGCACTTCAAATAGTAGTACTGGAGAAACTGCAAGTTGGTATGCCACAAAGATTATAACCTCTTCAAATAAAAAATCTATAGATTATGTTTGGACCATAAACAAATCGGGATTAATTTATAATTGGAATGGCGGTATTTGGGATTATTATCCGGGCAAAGCGCAAGATATTGGCGTAGGCGCTAACAAATCTGTCTGGATAATAGGTGTAGAACCGCATAGATATGGCTCGGAAATTTATCATTTGGTAGGGAATAAATTTGTAAAAACAGCTGGTGAAGGTGTTAGAATAGACGTGGGTCCTTACGGAAATCCTTGGGGTGTAAATAATCTTGATCATATTTACAAATGGCAAAATAATACTTGGCACAGAATGCCTGGAACGGCCAAAGATATTGGCATTGGTGCCAACGGTGATATTTGGATAATTGGAAGTGATGCTATTAATAGTAATTATGGCATTTATAAATGGAATGGTACACAGTGGGTTAAATTTCCCGGTGCTGCTGTACGAATTGATGTTGGTCCCAACGGAACTCCTTGGGTTGTAAATTCTTTTGACGATATCTATAAATTATCTAATAATAGGTGGCAAAAATTACCGGGAAAGGCTAAAGATATAAGTGTGGGTGCAGATGGTAATGCTTGGGTAATTGGTACAGACAGTACTTTAGGCGGACATAGTATTTTTAAATGGAGTGGCGCTAAATGGATTAAAGTTCCCGGCAGTGCAACAGTTATTTCTGTAGGTGGTAAAAGACAATCTGCTTATTAA